The Syntrophotalea acetylenivorans genome contains the following window.
CGCTGGCATTGTCCTCGAGAACCAGGGCACGATAGCGACGAGCGTGAATCTCTGACAGCGACTGAACCGCCTCAGGGCGATACTGGTAGTGCTTGAGATCGACGAAGGGAACCTTGAGCTGCTGGGCGAGAAATTTCAGAAAGCCGCTCTCGCTAATATAGCCCAGCTCGATCAGAGTATTACCGAGCTTGGTACCGCGTGTTTTCTGGGTGGCCAGCGCGGTCTGCAGCTGATCTTCACTGATAATATCGTGCCCCACCAGCAGTTCGCCGATGCGGATTTTTTTGGGTATCGCCATAAACACTACATCCTGTTGTGATACTTGGAGGGTGCCGGACTTATCATGAACCGACTGCAAAATGTTCTGATCAGCCCGTTAAGCCTGACACCTTCCTGCCTGCAACCCCGGTCAAGGTTGCAATACGGTCAATCTTTGCCGTACATAGTTGTTTAGTGCAGGGCTCAGGCCCCGGCCAGCCAATGCTGCCCGGTAAGCAACGACAGCCTCGCCTGGAGACCCGGCATGTTCGCGAGCGATGCCCAGGCCCATTAGCCAGAGGCCGTTATCCGGCTGGGTAGTGAGCAGCGCCTGATATTCCTGTGCTGCCGCCTGATATTGGCCAATACGCTGGTAAATAGCACCTAACAAGGCATGCAACTGCGGAGCGGCCAGCGGCGACCGCGTTGGAGCGTCCAGCAGGAGGTCACGAGCCTTTTCCAGCGCACCTTGGGTCATCAACAATTCAGCGTAACGCAACCGCATGATCAACTGCGTCGGGTCGAGACGCAAACCTTCAGCCAGGAGATGACCAGCCTCAGCCTGGCGTTGTTCGCGGAGATATTCGCTGACCAACGCCTGTCGGGCCTCCAGATGAGCCGGGTGCAGCTCCAGAGCCTGTAATAATGAAGCGGCACCGTCTTGATTCTGTCCTGCCGCCAGAGCCAGCTGCCCTTGCCGATAAGCCTGTTCAGCCAAATCTTTGGCGGAGGGTTTGACCGTTTTTTGAAACGGTGTCCCGGGAGGCTCTGTCGATGCGGTTTGTTGGGAAACTTCCCTGCCGGGCTTCGGATCGTCCGCTGCCTTATTTGCTACTGAACCGGCCTCCTCTGCATCGGAAGAAAGCTGATTTTCCAGTGTACCCAGAGTCTCTGCAGGAGCTTCCGGGTACAGGTCCAGCAGCAAACGATAACCGGTTCCGAGTGCCTGCATGGTAGCGGAAAAATCCCGAATAGTTACAGACGGCATCGATATCAAGCTAACGGCCAATCCTGTGTCTTCTTGCCTGGTTTGCAGTCCTGCCAGCCAACGACCTTGAGTTACAGTCGGTAACTCGGCAATCTGTCTTACTGCCACCAAGTCGATATGGAGGCTGCGACGATCTTTCGCCAGAGTAAAATGATAAATTGGCGGCCGATCAAAATCAGCTTCAAAGTGAATAAACGAATCGACCTCCCGCAGCCGTATAGCATTGAGAGAAACGGCATCCGACAAGGGCCCAGTGCCGTTTTGGCTGTCCGTTGCCCCCTGCGCTACGGCAGGTTCGTTGTTTGGCGATGGTTTCGCTGAACTATTGTTTGTCAGCGGCGGCAACGCCGTCTTTTCAGAAGCCTGAGACCAGAACAAAAATCCAGCCAGAAGCGCTGCAGCCAAAACACCACCAATCAGCCAAGGCAAGCTTCGCCAGCTTGAGGGATTGACCCGCAGCACAGACACCGACTGTTCTTCGCCCCCCCCTTGTTGGCGTGCTTCCAAGTCCTTCAGCATCTGATTGATCAGACTCATGGTGACGGTTCCCTGTCTTTTTGCGCAGCACCTAGAAAAACATGAAAGATTCGTGCCTACTTAGAAAAAGCGCCTCAATCCCAAAAAGCCGCCGGAGCACACATCTTCCGTATCCCGAGCCGCAGCCACTACCTGGGTGCGACCAACTTGTTCGGCTCCCCGCCCGTAGGTCGCCAGCAACGCCTTGTGCCCCAACACATTAATGAGACGGGGAATACCGCGACTGGACCGGTGGAGCTTTCTCAAAGCAAAGCGGCTGAACAAAGGCTTTTGACAACCTGCCGTCTTCAACCGGTGCGAGACATAGCCACAGGTACCGTCCAGGTCAAAGGGGGATAATCGATAGCTGAAAGCCAAGCGCTGCCGGAGCTGGCGCAAGCCGCGTCCAGCCAGTCGCTCATCAAGTTCCGGCTGACCGAACAGCACGATGTGCAGCAATTTGCGTTTGCTGGTCTCTACGTTACTCAACAAGCGAACCGCCTCCAGTCCGGAATCGGACATGGACTGGGCTTCATCAATACAGAGCACCACACGCCGACCGCTGTCAGCCACACGCAAGAGATGTTCCACGATACGGTTGAGTAGACTATGCAGGTCGGCCCATTGCAACTCGGCTAACCCCAGCTCGGTTGCTACCGCGCGATAGAGATCCAAGGGCTCAAGCAGAGGGTTGGGAAGATAGGCCGTTACGTAGAGATCATCCAGAGCGTCGAGCAGAGTACGGCAGAGCAGAGTCTTGCCGGTGCCGACCTCACCGGTGATCTTGATAAAGCCTTCACCGCCCTGAAGCGCCACCAACAGCACATTGAGGGCCTCCTGATGCTCGGAATAACGGAAAAAGTAGCCGGGATCAGGAGTCAGGGAAAAGGGCAGTTCGGAAAGTCCGAAATGCTCAAGGTACATCAACCCTCCAAGGGAAATTCATCGATTTGACTTACTGTGCCGGCCGGGCAAAAGGGCCACCGCGCCACTCATCATTAAGCTGGCTGCCTAGCCGTTCAAAACTATCCGTGGACTCCTGCAAGGCCTGTCTCCAGGTATCATCGCCGACTACCATAGGGCGCAACAGAATAACCAGTTCACTTTTGCGACTGGTCACTTGGCTGTGACGGAACAAGGAGCCCACACCGGGCAATTGGCCAAGCAACGGGATCCCGGCGGTTTTTTTGCTCGACAGATTCTTCATCAAGCCGCCAATGACAACCACTTGACCGCTTTCGGCGCTGACGATGCTGTCCGACTCCCGCACGGTACTGAATGCCAGAGGCAGGGTCTGTGCCTGACCGGCGACGGTAATGGTCTTCTGTTGGTCGGTCACCTGGCTGATGGTGGGGTGAACATGCAGAGTCACCCGACCGCCGGCATCGATCTGCGGCGTCACATCGAGAGCGATCCCGGAAAAGAAGGGGGTCAGGGTGATATCGGGACTGGTGGTGGTGGCGGTGCCGGTCACCGTATCGCTGGAAATGTCGGTAACAAAAAATTCGTCGGAACCGACTTTGATCACCGCTTTTTGATTGTTGACGGTTGCAATCCGGGGGCTGGAAAGGACCTGCACGTCGCCCTGAGTTTCGAGCAGTTCGATAAAAGCGGCAAAATCGTTGAAAGTCAAAGCGGCGCTGAAAACTCCGCCGAACGCGGAGGCGGTGCTCCCTTCAATCATCTCCGTCGGATTGAGGGGGCTGAGGATACCGCTATTCCCTGCAATATCGGAAACGCCGGAATCGCCGAAGATGGTGCCGCCACCGGTCTGGCTCAAGACTACGTCGCCGCCGGTTAATAGCGACCAGTTAATGCCACTTTGGAAGCCATCGTTGAGCTCGACCTCGAGAATTTTGGCCTCAAGAGTGACCTGTCGCTGCAGATTGCCCTGAATAGCCGAGAGATAATCGGCGACCTGACGCAACTCGGGGGGCAGCGCCCGTACCACCACCACACTGGCCTGAGGCTGAACGATAACCCGCCGGCCGTCCTCCTGACCAACCATGGTCCGCAGCGCCGTAGTCAGTTCCTGCCAGAAATCGTTAATAGACTCGGTACCGACCTCGCTGCCGGAGACAACGGAACGCTCTCTGTTGCCGCTATTGCTCGAACCTGAATCATCGTCATCATCGCTATCGTATTCAGAAACCTGTCCCGAACTGACCCGGGTCTGGGAAGAACCACGTCGTACCAGGTTCAGATAGTTGACATGGAACAGCTGAGTTTGTATTCCGCCCCGCATCACTTGAAAACCCGTTGCGGTCTGGCGGTAATGATAGCCGTAGACGTCGCGCAACACCTCCATAACCTCCGGAATGGTGACATTCTTCAGGGCGAGGCTAACTTCACCCTCTAACCCCGGCTGCACGACCATGTTATAGGGTGTTCCAGTGACCAGGCCCATGAAAAAATCACCGGCCGGGATCTTCTCTGCCGCAACATCAAAACGGGGTTCTTGAACCACCGCAGGTGCCAACTCAGCCTCGGCCCCAAGTTTCGGCAACAGAGCCTCGGCAACCTCGGCGGGGAGTTCTGGAGGCACGGAGGCACCTTGTGGCGGCACCAGGTGTTGTTCAAAGTCGCTGATAGGCTCTTCTGCCCTGGGTCGCTGCGCGCAGGCCGTAAGAAATATCAGGCCCAGCACTAGCGCGCTTCGCCAAAAGGGGACATAAAGATGCTGCATCATAGCTAACGTATCTCCCTGCTCATCTCAGTTGAGCAATTCATATCAATCTTTTTCAGCAACGGCAGTCACTTTAGGTCGTTTGGGCAGAAGCTTCAGCACAAAGTCTCTGCCGCCTCGTCGCAACCGAACCTGGCCCGGCTCAATAGCCACCACTTTTGCACCGCTGATTCGATCTCCCGCCGACAAAGGCCGACCGTTGATTACGGCCACCCGTCGCTGCGGAGCAATCAGGATGGACCCCAGTTGCAAGCCCTTTGACGGAGCGTCTCCTGAAGCAGCCGGTTCAACAAACCGCTGCGGGGGTCGGGTCGGGTCCGGCAAAGAGGCCGTGTTGCCCTTGTCGGCAGGCATCAGCATCGCCAGCATCCCGGCGCAAACAAAGACTGCCACCTGTCTCCTAAACACCGATCCAGTCCTCCTTCAGACTCAGAGTATAGACCGTCACGGTTATCTTCGTCTGCGGGTATTCCTCAACGGATAGCGCCAGGTCCTGCCAGTAAACCTTGCGTGGCAATTGTTCCAACGACCGCAGATAAGCCAAGGCATCTAAATAACTTCCGGTCAGTTCAATGCGCACCCGATGACGATACAGATTACGTTGCCGCACCTTTTCGACTTGCGAATCAACAGCTGGCTGCTTAAGCAGCGGCTCACTTGGAAGATTCTCCAACCGGGTCAGGTTGAGTTGGCGACGACGCGTAAGCATCTCCTCCAGTACTGTTACCATTTGTTGCGGACTGATAAGCTCTCCGGTCAATAATTCCAGGCGCTCATCAAGCCGGTCGATCTCTTCCTCCAACATCACCTTTTGTTGGCGATTGTTTGCATCGGGATCTTGCGCGGCACCCGCAACCATTGCTGCCTCTTGCTGATCAAGAGCGGCAACCGTTGCAACGGCTGAACTAATTTGGGTTTCCAATGCCTGCCGGTGCATAACCATCGGCTCTATCAGCAACACATACCAGAGCAATATCAGCACAGCCAGAAATGAAACAGCGAGCAACAACCGCTCCCGAGGGGCCCGGGCATCCAGCCAGCGGCAAAGATCGCTCACAGAACTCCGCAAAGAAGTCATTGGGCTTCCTCCAGAGTACTACGCAAAATAAAATCGACGGCCTCGTTCCGTTCTTCTGAACGGCTCATAACCAGGCTGGCAAATTCAAGCCCGGCAAAAGAAGCCTGCCGGCTCAGGCGCTGCACGTAGCGAGGCACTAATTCCGCGCGAAGGGCACTTCCTTCAAGCACCAGGGAATGACCTCCTTCGGCCACTGCGATATCTCGCAACCAGACCCCCTCCAGGTCTTCCCGGGCCAGACCTTGCAAGTGTTCAGAAAAACCGGAAAACTGATCAGGGGAGTGATCCGCCAGCAGGGTCAGCAGAGGCAATCGAGCCGCCCTTTCAGCCTTCAGCTGAGCCACCTGGCGGGCCAATGTTTCACTATATTTTCGTGTCGAATGGGTTTGTTGCAGCTCCACAATCCGCTCCTGAGCGGCCTGCTCCTGAACTTTAATGTCAGCTAGATGGCCCTCGGTACGCCATAGTTGCCAACGAACAACGCCATAACCAAGCAACAGGAGTCCAATACCAACACCGACAGCCAGCAGCAGGCGGCATGCTGCAAGGGGCGACGTCCTGACAATAACTGTCGACTGATAAAGGTTGATCTGCTGCGTCATAAACTCACCGTTTCCATACGCAAGGCGGCACCGATGGCCAACAGGCACTGCTCCGGCTGGTCGGGCAGCATCTGGCAGTCAAGCAATTGTGCAACGTCAAGTGGCTGCACCGCCATGCCGAGAGCTTCTCCAAGACTAGACATAAGATCGGTAGAGGAAAACCCCAAAGGAGCCAGTGTCAGGGAGCTGATGGCTGACTGGGAAAAGTTACTGTCAAAAAAGTCCAGAGAACGTTGAATCTCCAAGGCGACCGAATCTACCATATCCTGCCAATAGGGAGCTTCTGGGCGCAAAGCCTCGACACCGATATTGATAGTACGGGCCAGACACAGTTTTCCTGCACGGCAAATAATTATCTGTCCGGAGTCCACGCCAAAATACAACAGCGCCACGCCCCTGTCGGCGTTGGGTAACAAATTAGCTATGTTGCGAAGAACCAATTCAGGGATATCGATAGCCTGCAGTTTCAGTTTAGTTTCTTTAAACAGTGCAACTTTCTGTCGAAGCAGATTCTGCCGAGCCACCACCACATAGGCCGTACGAGCTCCTTCGCGCTGGGTATCGCGCGGCACCTGAAAAACATCGACCACAGCCTCTTCAATGGGAAAGTCGATAAGGTCGCGGATCTGCCATCGAACGGCGTCCCGCAATTCGTTATCCGGAACTTCGGGGGGGCAACCTGTAACATCTGATAATCATCGCCCCCCAGAGAAAAGACTGCGCGAGCGGCTGACAAACCAACTTTTTTTAGCCAATCCTGCAACAGGGAAGCCTGCTCGCCAATCCCACCGGACAAATACTCGCATTCTTTGAGATGTGGAGCGTCATCCCCCTGCGACACAATATGGGCAACGGCAAGACCATCCGGCCCCTGACACACACCGACAATACCCCGTGAAAAAGATAGTTTCTCAGAAAGGAGCTTCATGTTGCTGACGGCCTCGCTTGACCTTAAATGAATCTTGGACGACTCGAAGGATTGATGCTTGGCGACCCGAAAAGACGCGTTAATTAAATTGCTGAAATTCTAGGTGTTTTCATTTCCTTAATCAAGGGAAAAAACAAACCGGAACCCCGCGAAACAATGTCATTTTGTAGGTCTTTTGTAAATTTTTGTCAACAACTTGACCAATGTTCAACGGAAACGAGATCGTCGCACATGAGAATCGGCCATAGCTAGTTCCCGCCCGGACAACCACCATGTTGCATATCCCTCCCCGGCAACATATAATAGGTCGCTGTAATCAAAAGCACTGGCAATCGATATCGATTCCTGATATTGTGCAAAGGCTTTTCTGGCATGGACATTGCTTTTCTTCTGGGAAGCATATTTAGCTTGCCCTGCCAATCAATTGAGAGACAAAGAGTATTTACATGCTTACAACAGATTCCCAATGTTCCACCAGCAAAGGCTCAACCTTCAACCGTCGCACGTTACTTAAGGCCGGCCTGATCGGCTTGGCCGGACTGGCCCTGCCGACTCCCGGCCTTGCTCTACTCACCGGACCCGCCGACAGAGAGCGTAGCCTTTCGCTTTACAACACCCATACCGGCGAAGGCCTGAAATCAGTAGTTTATTGGGCCGACGGTGACTACCTACCCGAGGCCCTCAAGGACATCAATTTCCTGTTGCGGGACCATCGCACAGACCAGGTCAAGCCAATGGACCCAAAGCTTTTCGACCAGCTTTATACCCTCAACACCAAACTCGAAAACCGCAAACCCTTCCAGATCATTTCCGGCTACCGTTCTCCAGAAAGCAATCGCAAGCTCCGACAAGCAAGCAGCGGAGTGGCAAAAAAGAGCTTTCATTTGGCCGGACAGGCTGCCGATATTCGTCTCCCAGGTTGCAACCTATCACAAGTAAGACGGGCAGCCCTTAATTTGCGGGCTGGCGGCGTAGGCTATTACCCAAAGTCAAATTTCATCCATGTTGACACCGGGCCGTGTCGCAGCTGGTAGCACACCCAGACCGCCCCGGTTCAATAAGTTAAAAAGCGAGAGGCCGCTCCCTACAGGGGAGCGGCCTCTCGCTTTTTAAAAAACCATTTTGCGCCGAACCTAACCGGCACCTTTTTTTAATTCGATCAAGATCTGCTTGGCGACGGCTTTGAGGGTTTCAAAAACCCCCTCTCCAGTCAAAGCACAGGCCTTGAACTCAGGAACCATGTTCGGGTTGAGAAAACCCTGCAGTTCGTCAATAGGCGACAAGTTAGGCAGATCAACTTTGTTGTACTGAACCACAAAGGGCAGGTTCTCCAACTGGTAACCATGCTCCTCAAGGTTGTCTTTAAGGTTTTCCATACTTTCTATATTGGCATCAAGACGCTCTTCCTGACAGTCAGCAACAAACACCACGCCATCGACCCCTTTGAGGATCAACTTGCGCGAAGCATCGTAGAAAACCTGCCCGGGAACAGTATAGAGGTGAAAACGAGTTTTAAAGCCGCGAATATCACCCAGAGCCAGCGGAAGAAAATCGAAAAACAGCGTCCGTTCCGTCTCGGTGGCCAACGAAATCATCTTCCCTCGAGCGTCCGGTGCTGTGCGATTGTAGATAGTCTGCAGATTGGTGGTCTTGCCACACAGGCCCGGCCCGTAATAGACAATTTTACAATTGATTTCGCGGGAGGCATAGTTGATGAAGGACATGAGGCTACCCGTCAGCTAAAAAGATTATCGATATCGTCGTCGCTTATTTCGGCGAAAGGATTTTGCGGACCACCTAGTGAACCGACCGACTCCGACTTGCGGGTGAGCTCACCAAAAACGCTCCCTAGAGCATCGCTGGCCTTTTTGACCCGCAGCCGAACCAGACCAAGAGAACTGCGATGATCGAAGATAACCACCAGAATGACTCGACCGGCCACAATGGAGATATGAATATTATCCTTCTCTCCTTCGTGAAAAAGAATAGAAAATTCTTTTTCCCCGATAAGCTTGGCCAGACCGCCAGTGGCAGCGATATTGCCAGCTGTCAATGAGGCGAGGCTGGTCGTATCGAGGTGCTCGGTCTCCCCAGTCGCCGCCATCAACTGCCCATTGCGATCAACTAAAAAAACCGCCTTGGCATTAGATTCGCGCAACAATTTGTCAGCGAGGTTGACGATCTGCTGAAATTCCTCGTCGTACATAACCAGAGAGGCTTGAGATCCGAACATGCCCTATCTCCTATATAGTTTCGATACCAAAGGATTTTATAGCATCAACCTTCTAATCTAGCAAGGACTTTCCAACCGGCGGCCAGCGACCCTCCCACATGAAAAGCCCCCGGCGGAATATTCCGCCGGGGGCCCTTATCTTACCGATTCAACTAATGCTATTTGTTGCTACCACCACAATCGGCTGACATTTCAGACAGCTTACGGTAGAGATCGAAACGCCTCTTGCAATTCAGAGTCGCCTCTTCCATCAACGGGCCGGCCTCTTCAGGCTTAACCTTCTTCAACACCCGATAGCGGTTTTCGCCATAGGCGTATTCGTCGAAGGCGATAGTCGGCTCTTTGCTATCCATCTGCAACGGGTTTTTGCCCTCTTTGACCAAGCGGGGATCAAAGCGGAACAGGGGCCAGTGACCGCAGTCGACGGCCTTCTTGCAGGTGTCGACTGCCGTGGTCATGTCGATGCCGTGAGCTATGCAGTGGCTGTAAGCCAGGATCAACGACGGACCATCGTAGGACTCGGCCTCCATAAAGGCCTTGACCACCTGAGCCGGGTTGGCCAGGGAGACCTGCGCGACATAAATGTTGCCGTAGGTCATGGAGATCATGGCCAGGTCCTTCTTTGCCATGCGCTTGCCGCCGGCGGCAAACTGGGCCACGGCAGCCAGCGGGGTGGCCTTACTGGCCTGGCCACCGGTATTGGAGTAAACCTCGGTATCGAGGACCAGAGCGTTGACGTTACGGCCCGACGCCAGTACGTGGTCGAGGCCACCGTAGCCGATGTCGTAAGCCCAGCCATCACCACCGATCAGCCAGACCGACTTCTCGATCAGGTAGTCAGCTACCGACAGCAGTTGCTTAGCGGTGTCACTGGTGCAGCCTTCGAGGATCGACTTCAGCTTGTTGACCTTCTGGCGATGGATTTCGATGGCCTCTTGGGTCGACTGATCGCCTTCCTTGATCTCGGCCATCAACTGCTTCGCTTCGCCGCACTTGTCGTTGGCGCAGGCCAGCAGTTTGTCGAGCAGTTCGTAAGCGAATGCCTTGAACTTGTCGGCAGCGAGGCGAATGCCGTAACCGAACTCGGCGGTATCCTCGAACAGGGAATTGTTCCAGGAGGGGCCGAGGCCGTCCTTGCGGGTGGTCCAGGGCGTGGTCGGCAGGTTGCCGCCGTAAATGGACGAACAACCAGTAGCGTTGCCCATGATCAGGCGATCGCCGTAAAGCTGGGACAGCAGCTTGACGAAAGGCGTCTCGCCACAGCCGGCGCAGGCGCCGGAGAACTCGAAGGTCGGCTCCAGCAGCTGGCTGCCTTTGACCGTAGCGCGGTTGAGCAGCGCCGGATCGGTTTCAGGCAACTCGAGGAAAAAGTCCCAGTTGGCCGCTTCTTGCTCACGCAGCGGTGCCTGGAATTCCATATTGATGGCCTTGTGCTGCGGATCTTCCTTGCTCTTGGCCGGGCAGTTATGGACACAGGCGCCGCAACCGGTGCAATCCTCGGGCGCCACTTGCAGGGAGTACTTTTTACCCTCCATGCCTTTACCGCGGGCTTCACAGGACTTGAAGGTCTCCGGCGCGCCGGCCAGCTGGTCGGCATCGTAGATCTTCATCCGGATGGTGCCATGAGGGCACATGAAAGAACAGATGCCGCACTGCACGCAGAGCTCAGTGTCCCATACCGGAATATTGTCCGCGATGTTACGCTTTTCGTACTTGGCGGTATCGACGGGAAAGGTACCGTCAGCAGGCATGGCCGACACAGGCAACTCGTCACCAAGCCCGGCGATAATCTTGGCGGTGACGTTCTTGACGAACTCGGGAGCCTCGCCTTCGACCGCTTCCTTCATGGCGATGGCGCTATCGGCCGTAGCCGGTACCGCTACCTGCTCGATGTACTCCAAGGCGGCATCGACTGCCTGGTTGTTCATGGCAACAACCTTCTCGCCGGCCTTGCCGTAGCTCTTTTCGATAGCGGCGCGAATCTCGGCCACTGCCTGATCCTTGTCAATGATGCCGGAGATGGCAAAGAAAGCGGTCTGCATCAGCACGTTGATGCGGGCGCCGAGACCGATTTCGGTACCAAGGCGGACACCATCGACAACATAGAACTTGAGCTCCTTGTCAATGATGGTCTGCTGTACTTCGCGGGGCAATTGTGCCCAAACCTGGTCCTTGTCGTAAGGGCTGTTGAGCAGGAAAGTCGCTCCCTGCTTGGCCTTGCCGAGCATGTCGTATTTCTCGAGGAAGGAGAAGTTGTGACAGGCCACGAAGTCCGCCGCATCGACCAGATAAGGCGAACGGATCGCCTCCTTACCGAAGCGCAGATGGCTGACGGTTACGGTGCCGGCCTTCTTGGAATCGTAGACAAAGTAGGCCTGGACCTTGTTATCGGTGGTGTCACCGATGATCTTGATGGAGTTCTTGTTGGCACCGACGGTACCGTCGGAGCCGAGACCGTAGAACATGGCGGCGTAGCCTTCGCTCGGCACCTTGAAGGTCGGATCGAAGTCGAGGCTGCTACCGGTCACGTCGTCGTTGATGCCGAGGGTGAAGTGGTTCTTCGGCTTGGCCTGGGAAAGATTATCGAACACCGCCTTGACCAAGGTCGGGGTGAACTCCTTGGAACCGAGGCCGTAACGACCGCCGACGATGGTCGGGTATTCGGCCAGCTCGACCAGTCCGTCGCTCATAGCTTCGCCGATGGCAGTGCGAACGTTCTGATAAAGAGGCTCACCGATAGAACCAGGCTCCTTGGTCCGGTCCAGGACGGCAATCTTCTTCACTGAAGCAGGCAACGCCTTGGCCAAGGTCTCGGCCGGCAAAGGCATGAACAGACGGATCTTGAGCAGACCGACTTTCTCACCCTGAGACACCAGATAATCCACCAGTTCATGGGCGGTATCGGTACCGGAACCCATCATGACGATGACCCGTTCGGCGTCGGGAGCACCGACATAGTCGACCAGGTTGTACTGACGACCGGTAAGCTTGGCGAACTTGTCCATCTGCGCCTGGACGATTCCCGGCACCGCTTCGTAGTACTTGTTTACCGTTTCGCGGCCCTGGAAATATACATCCGGATTCTGGGAAGTACCACGAATCTTGGGGCGCTCAGGAGACAGACCGCGCTCACGGTGAGCCTGCACCAGTTCATCACTGATCATGTGGCGCATGTCGTCGAAGCTCAGTTCTTCCACTTTCTGAATCTCGTGAGAAGTACGGAAGCCGTCAAAAAAGTGCAAGAAGGGGACTCTCGACTCCAGGGTCGCCGCCTGGGCGATGAGAGCGAAGTCCATGACCTCTTGCACGTTATTGGAAGCCAGGAACGCCCAACCGGTAGCCCGGCAGGACATAACGTCGGAATGATCGCCAAAAATAGACAGCGCCTGGCAGGCCAGGGCGCGGGCCGAGACGTGGAACACGGTCGGGGTCAGCTCACCGGCAATCTTGTACATGCTCGGGATCATCAGCAGCAGACCCTGCGAAGCGGTAAAGGTAGTGGTCAGAGCACCGGCCTGCAGCGCACCATGGACCGCGCCGGCAGCACCGCCCTCGGATTGCATTTCCACCACATCGGGAACAGTGTCCCAAATGTTCTTTTCTCCGGCCGCACTTTTGAGGTCGGAGACTTCGCCCATATTGGACGAAGGGGTAATGGGATAGATTGCGATAACTTCGTTAGTGGCATGGGCAACGTGTGCCGCTGCCGTGTTACCGTCAGTGCAAATCATCTTGCGTGACATTTGTACCTCCTAAATTTGCTTGTATTTAGAGACTGCTTATAAAATACCGTTTAAAAGTTTTGATCCGTTCCTTCATTGAAAACAAAGGAACCTGGCACTCAGATACCGAAACGGTAAATGATCACCACCCATCCCCTCAAATGGACTGGCGACCTTCCACTGCTCGATTAACTGTTGCCTCATCGACATATTCCAGATCGCTCCCCAAAGGTATGCCGTGAGCCAGTCGGCTCACGTTAATACCAAGGGGACGGATCAGGCCGGCCAAGTAATGCGCCGTTGCCTCGCCTTCAACGCTGAAGTTGGTTGCCAGCAATACTTCCCGGACTGAACCATCAGCAAGGCGAGTCATAAGTTCAGCAATTTTGAGCTGCT
Protein-coding sequences here:
- a CDS encoding tetratricopeptide repeat protein, with translation MSLINQMLKDLEARQQGGGEEQSVSVLRVNPSSWRSLPWLIGGVLAAALLAGFLFWSQASEKTALPPLTNNSSAKPSPNNEPAVAQGATDSQNGTGPLSDAVSLNAIRLREVDSFIHFEADFDRPPIYHFTLAKDRRSLHIDLVAVRQIAELPTVTQGRWLAGLQTRQEDTGLAVSLISMPSVTIRDFSATMQALGTGYRLLLDLYPEAPAETLGTLENQLSSDAEEAGSVANKAADDPKPGREVSQQTASTEPPGTPFQKTVKPSAKDLAEQAYRQGQLALAAGQNQDGAASLLQALELHPAHLEARQALVSEYLREQRQAEAGHLLAEGLRLDPTQLIMRLRYAELLMTQGALEKARDLLLDAPTRSPLAAPQLHALLGAIYQRIGQYQAAAQEYQALLTTQPDNGLWLMGLGIAREHAGSPGEAVVAYRAALAGRGLSPALNNYVRQRLTVLQP
- a CDS encoding ExeA family protein; this translates as MYLEHFGLSELPFSLTPDPGYFFRYSEHQEALNVLLVALQGGEGFIKITGEVGTGKTLLCRTLLDALDDLYVTAYLPNPLLEPLDLYRAVATELGLAELQWADLHSLLNRIVEHLLRVADSGRRVVLCIDEAQSMSDSGLEAVRLLSNVETSKRKLLHIVLFGQPELDERLAGRGLRQLRQRLAFSYRLSPFDLDGTCGYVSHRLKTAGCQKPLFSRFALRKLHRSSRGIPRLINVLGHKALLATYGRGAEQVGRTQVVAAARDTEDVCSGGFLGLRRFF
- the mshL gene encoding pilus (MSHA type) biogenesis protein MshL yields the protein MMQHLYVPFWRSALVLGLIFLTACAQRPRAEEPISDFEQHLVPPQGASVPPELPAEVAEALLPKLGAEAELAPAVVQEPRFDVAAEKIPAGDFFMGLVTGTPYNMVVQPGLEGEVSLALKNVTIPEVMEVLRDVYGYHYRQTATGFQVMRGGIQTQLFHVNYLNLVRRGSSQTRVSSGQVSEYDSDDDDDSGSSNSGNRERSVVSGSEVGTESINDFWQELTTALRTMVGQEDGRRVIVQPQASVVVVRALPPELRQVADYLSAIQGNLQRQVTLEAKILEVELNDGFQSGINWSLLTGGDVVLSQTGGGTIFGDSGVSDIAGNSGILSPLNPTEMIEGSTASAFGGVFSAALTFNDFAAFIELLETQGDVQVLSSPRIATVNNQKAVIKVGSDEFFVTDISSDTVTGTATTTSPDITLTPFFSGIALDVTPQIDAGGRVTLHVHPTISQVTDQQKTITVAGQAQTLPLAFSTVRESDSIVSAESGQVVVIGGLMKNLSSKKTAGIPLLGQLPGVGSLFRHSQVTSRKSELVILLRPMVVGDDTWRQALQESTDSFERLGSQLNDEWRGGPFARPAQ
- a CDS encoding MSHA biogenesis protein MshK, translating into MAVFVCAGMLAMLMPADKGNTASLPDPTRPPQRFVEPAASGDAPSKGLQLGSILIAPQRRVAVINGRPLSAGDRISGAKVVAIEPGQVRLRRGGRDFVLKLLPKRPKVTAVAEKD
- the gspM gene encoding type II secretion system protein GspM; its protein translation is MTSLRSSVSDLCRWLDARAPRERLLLAVSFLAVLILLWYVLLIEPMVMHRQALETQISSAVATVAALDQQEAAMVAGAAQDPDANNRQQKVMLEEEIDRLDERLELLTGELISPQQMVTVLEEMLTRRRQLNLTRLENLPSEPLLKQPAVDSQVEKVRQRNLYRHRVRIELTGSYLDALAYLRSLEQLPRKVYWQDLALSVEEYPQTKITVTVYTLSLKEDWIGV
- a CDS encoding PilN domain-containing protein; translated protein: MTQQINLYQSTVIVRTSPLAACRLLLAVGVGIGLLLLGYGVVRWQLWRTEGHLADIKVQEQAAQERIVELQQTHSTRKYSETLARQVAQLKAERAARLPLLTLLADHSPDQFSGFSEHLQGLAREDLEGVWLRDIAVAEGGHSLVLEGSALRAELVPRYVQRLSRQASFAGLEFASLVMSRSEERNEAVDFILRSTLEEAQ
- a CDS encoding DUF882 domain-containing protein, encoding MLTTDSQCSTSKGSTFNRRTLLKAGLIGLAGLALPTPGLALLTGPADRERSLSLYNTHTGEGLKSVVYWADGDYLPEALKDINFLLRDHRTDQVKPMDPKLFDQLYTLNTKLENRKPFQIISGYRSPESNRKLRQASSGVAKKSFHLAGQAADIRLPGCNLSQVRRAALNLRAGGVGYYPKSNFIHVDTGPCRSW